The Setaria viridis chromosome 6, Setaria_viridis_v4.0, whole genome shotgun sequence genome contains a region encoding:
- the LOC117860234 gene encoding probable mixed-linked glucan synthase 6: MAPGGGDGRRNNGEQANGNNRHGCVCGFPVCACAGAAAVASAASSADMDRVVAVAATEGQIGAVNDESWVAVDLSDDLSGDGGDDGVAIEDRPVFRTEKIKGVLLHPYRVLIFVRLIAFTLFVIWRISHRNPDAQWLWVTSIAGEFWFGFSWLLDQLPKLNPINRVPDLAVLRQRFDRADGTSRLPGLDIFVTTADPFKEPILSTANSILSILAADYPVEKNTCYLSDDSGMLLTYEAMVEAAKFATVWVPFCRKHGIEPRGPESYFELKSHPYMGRSQEDFVNDRRRVRKEYDEFKARINGLEHDIKQRSDAYNAARGLKDGEPRATWMADGNQWEGTWVEPSENHRKGDHAGIVLVLVNHPSHGRQFGPPASADNPLDFSMVDVRLPMLVYVSREKRPGFNHEKKAGAMNALTRCSAVLTNSPFILNLDCDHYINNSQALRAGICFMLGRDSDTVAFVQFPQRFEGVDPTDLYANHNRIFFDGTLRALDGMQGPIYVGTGCLFRRVTLYGFDPPRINVGGQCFPSLGGMFAKTKYEKPGLEMSTAKGAATAVVAKGKHGFLPLPKKSYGKSEAFVDSIPRASHPSPFANATGDAGVLTDEATISEAVAVTTAAYEKKTGWGSNIGWVYGTVTEDVVTGYRMHIKGWRSRYCSIYPHAFIGTAPINLTERLYQVLRWSTGSLEIFFSKNNPLFGSTFLHPLQRVAYINITTYPFTALFLIFYTTVPALSFVTGHFIVQRPTTMFYVYLAIVLGTLLILAVLEVKWAGVTVFEWFRNGQFWMTASCSAYLAAVCQVVVKVVFRRDISFKLTSKQPAGDEKKDPYADLYVVRWTWLMVMPIIIILVNIIGSAVAFAKVLDGEWTHWLKVAGGVFFNFWVLFHLYPFAKGILGKHGKTPVVVLVWWAFTFVITAVLYINIPHIHGPGGKHGHGGALGKHAHGHHAGSKFGYSEVYGWP; encoded by the exons ATggcgcccggcggcggagacggccgGCGGAACAACGGCGAGCAGGCGAACGGTAACAACAGGCACGGGTGCGTGTGCGGGTTCCCCGTGTGCGcgtgcgcgggcgcggcggcggtggcctccGCGGCGTCGTCCGCCGACATGGACcgcgtggtggcggtggccgccACCGAGGGCCAGATCGGCGCTGTCAACGACGAGAGCTGGGTGGCCGTCGACCTCAGCGACGAcctctccggcgacggcggcgacgacggcgtcgcCATCGAGGACCGCCCCGTCTTCCGCACCGAGAAGATCAAGGGCGTCCTCCTCCACCCATACAG GGTGCTCATCTTCGTGCGCCTGATCGCGTTCACGCTGTTCGTGATCTGGCGTATCTCGCACCGGAACCCGGACGCGCAGTGGCTGTGGGTGACGTCCATCGCCGGCGAGTTCTGGTTCGGCTTCTCCTGGCTCCTCGACCAGCTGCCCAAGCTGAACCCGATCAACCGCGTCCCCGACCTCGCGGTGCTCCGCCAGCGGTTCGACCGGGCGGACGGCACCTCCCGCCTTCCCGGGCTCGACATCTTCGTCACCACCGCCGACCCCTTCAAGGAGCCCATACTCAGCACGGCCAACTCCATCCTCTCCATCCTGGCCGCCGACTACCCGGTCGAGAAGAACACCTGCTACCTCTCCGACGACTCCGGGATGCTGCTCACTTACGAGGCCATGGTGGAGGCCGCCAAGTTCGCCACCGTGTGGGTGCCCTTCTGCCGGAAGCACGGGATCGAGCCGCGCGGGCCCGAGAGCTACTTCGAGCTCAAGTCGCACCCGTACATGGGGAGGTCGCAGGAGGACTTCGTCAacgaccgccgccgcgtccgcaaGGAGTACGACGAGTTCAAGGCAAGGATCAACGGCCTCGAGCACGACATCAAGCAGAGGTCCGACGCGTATAACGCCGCCAGGGGGCTCAAGGACGGCGAGCCCCGCGCCACGTGGATGGCCGACGGGAACCAGTGGGAGGGAACCTGGGTTGAGCCGTCGGAGAACCACCGCAAGGGCGACCACGCCGGCATCGTCCTG GTGCTGGTGAACCACCCGAGCCACGGCCGCCAGTTCGGCCCGCCGGCGAGCGCCGACAACCCGCTGGACTTCAGCATGGTGGACGTCCGCCTCCCCATGCTGGTGTACGTGTCCCGTGAGAAGCGCCCGGGCTTCAACCACGAGAAGAAGGCCGGCGCCATGAACGCGCTCACCCGCTGCTCCGCCGTGCTCACCAACTCGCCCTTCATCCTCAACCTCGACTGCGACCACTACATCAACAACTCCCAGGCGCTGCGCGCCGGGATCTGCTTCATGCTCGGCCGCGACAGCGACACCGTCGCCTTCGTCCAGTTCCCGCAGCGGTTCGAGGGCGTGGACCCCACGGACCTGTACGCCAACCACAACCGCATCTTCTTCGACGGCACGCTCCGGGCGCTCGACGGCATGCAGGGGCCCATCTACGTCGGGACGGGTTGCCTCTTCCGCCGCGTCACGCTCTACGGCTTCGACCCGCCGAGGATCAACGTCGGCGGCCAGTGCTTCCCGTCGCTGGGAGGGATGTTCGCCAAGACCAAGTACGAGAAGCCGGGGCTCGAGATGAGCACCGCCaagggcgccgccaccgccgtcgtcgccaaGGGTAAGCACGGGTTCCTGCCCCTGCCCAAGAAGTCGTACGGCAAGTCGGAGGCGTTCGTGGACTCGATCCCGCGCGCGTCGCACCCGTCGCCGTTCGCCAACGCCACCGGTGACGCCGGCGTGCTGACCGACGAGGCGACCATCTCGGAGGCCGTGGcggtgacgacggcggcgtacGAGAAGAAGACCGGGTGGGGCAGCAACATCGGGTGGGTGTACGGCACCGTGACGGAGGACGTGGTGACGGGGTACCGGATGCACATCAAGGGGTGGCGCTCCCGCTACTGCTCCATCTACCCGCACGCCTTCATCGGCACCGCCCCCATCAACCTCACGGAGCGCCTCTACCAGGTGCTCCGCTGGTCCACGGGGTCCCTCGAGATCTTCTTCTCCAAGAACAACCCGCTGTTCGGGAGCACGTTCCTGCACCCGCTCCAGCGCGTCGCCTACATCAACATCACCACCTACCCGTTCACGGCGCTGTTCCTCATCTTCTACACGACGGTGCCGGCGCTGTCGTTCGTCACGGGGCACTTCATCGTGCAGCGCCCCACCACCATGTTCTACGTGTACCTTGCCATCGTGCTGGGCACGCTGCTGATCCTGGCGGTCCTGGAGGTGAAGTGGGCGGGCGTCACCGTCTTCGAGTGGTTCCGGAACGGGCAGTTCTGGATGACGGCGAGCTGCTCCGCGTACCTCGCCGCCGTGTGCCAGGTGGTGGTGAAGGTGGTGTTCCGTCGGGACATCTCGTTCAAGCTGACGTCGAAGCAGCCGGCGGGCGACGAGAAGAAGGACCCCTACGCGGACCTGTACGTGGTGCGGTGGACGTGGCTGATGGTGAtgcccatcatcatcatcctcgtcAACATCATCGGCTCCGCCGTGGCGTTCGCCAAGGTGCTCGACGGCGAGTGGACGCACTGGCTcaaggtcgccggcggcgtcttCTTCAACTTCTGGGTGCTGTTCCACCTCTACCCGTTCGCCAAGGGCATCCTCGGGAAGCACGGCAAGACCCCGGTCGTGGTGCTGGTGTGGTGGGCGTTCACCTTCGTCATCACCGCCGTGCTCTACATCAACATCCCACACATCCACGGACCCGGCGGTAAgcacgggcacggcggcgcgcTGGGGAAGCACGCCCACGGACACCACGCCGGCAGCAAGTTCGGTTACTCGGAGGTCTACGGCTGGCCGTGA